The window GATATCAGCCAGCAGGTTGAACCAAAACAGGGAAATCTGGGTCAGGACCTTGCCCTTATCGATAATGGGATCATCCATGACCACGTCATAGGCAGATATTCTGTCTGTGGCGATCATGAGCAGTTTGTCTTCATGACCGGGAATTTCATACATATCACGAACCTTACCGCGATGCAGTAGGTTCAGTTCCGGCAGGTCAGTCCGGATAACAGCAGTACTCATGGTATTTACTCGGTGGTGGTTACCCGGTAGGGGTACGGCGTGCCGTGCCCCTACGGTATCCTGCAACGGCGGGTTGCAGCGAATATCTTACAGGCTCAGCTCTTTTTTTACAGCCTCGATAACCGCGTCGCTGGAGGTTGCCTCAACAGAGAGCAGTAGACCTTCTTTTTCGTAAAAACCGATCAGCGGTGCAGTCTTCTCGTTATAGGTTGCCAGACGATGGCTGATAGCCTCTTCGGTCTCGTCTTCGCGCTGAACAACCTTGGAACCACATTTGTCGCAGATGCCTTCCTGCTTGGGCGGGTTGGACTTTACGTTGTAGATGGCCTGGCAGTCGCCGTTTTCACAGGTACGACGGGTGCAGAGACGATCCAGGATGATGTCCTTGGGTACGTCAATGTTGACAGCCTTGTCCAAGCTGATGTCCAGTTTTGCCATCAGCTCTTTCAGGGCTTCTGCCTGAGGAATGGTGCGGGGAAAACCGTCCAGCAGAAAACCGTTAGCACAGTCATCTTCCTGAAGGCGTTTTTCCATAATGCCCATGATTAGGGAATCAGGAACCAAATCACCTCGTTTCATGTAGCCTTCAGCTTCTTTGCCCAGGTCGCTTCCGGCCTGAACAGCACCGCGCAGGATGTCGCCGGTGGAAATCTGCACTGAACCATCAATAGCGGTCAGCAGTTTAGCAACAGTTCCTTTGCCCGCGCCAGGCGCACCGAGAAGGATAAGCTTCATGGTATTCTCCTTGTAAGTATTCTTTCGATTTATTTATGATGTACTGATAAAGCAGGTCCTAACCTGAGGGGAGCCTTCTGTAAGGCATCTTGTTTGAGTTAGGCTACTTTTCTGTTGAAGATTAAGGGGTGAACTCACCTTAAGGGAAAATTGAACACCTTACACCATCTTTGCTTTTGATGGTAGGAAAAATAGAGCGGGAAGGAACTTTTTGATTTTTTGGGCTAAATTACAAATAAAATTATAAGGTAAAGGAGCTGGGGGTAGACAGGGAGAGTCTGTGTATAGATTACACTGCACCTGCAGTAATAATGCACATAAACAGACTCTCTCTTGTTTTACGAAAAGTAAAAGAATGGTACAGCTTCAGGAAAGAACCCTGAAAAGAAAGAATTTGTTGATATAAAACAAATATCTTTAACTATTGGAGCTGTTATTATTCACTTTCTCCGTATACATCGCAGCTATTATCAACTATACCTCCGCAACTTGCATAGCAGTCGCGGTAATCTGCCTCGCATTTGGGAAATAATTTTTTTGTGTTAGGACAGGATTGAGTATCGTTGTAGCAATCAACTGAACCTGAAGCTATGCACCGACCGAATTCTATCTCTGCCATTTTATTAAAATGTTCGCAGCTTTCATAGCGTTGTTGGGCCTCGTCTTTACATCTTTTTTCCCGTCGCTGGCAGAGCTTAATGCATCCATCGCCTGCGTAGTCTCCTGGAGGCATAAAAGTGTATGTGGGGGTGCAGTCTTCTTTGTTGTTAGTTTTTTCGGAGTCTGAATTTTTATTTTCGGAATCCGAATCTGAGGCTACGTATTTGTCTTCCTCAATGGGTGGTGGACATGTATTATAATATTGAGGATATACTTTGTTATGCCTCGCGCCATAGCCGAATGGGTTATAACCGTAACCAGGACCAAATGGTTGGCAGCCGCTTAGAATGAACAGTGCCAAGATTGTTATGGTAACAAGTTTAAGTATTTTCATGTTGTTATTTCCCCCTTACTCTTTGTGGTATTTTTTCCCGCGTGGGAAGGCAATAGAAAGTTTTCGCCGCTCTTGAACGACTTTTAATAAATTTATTTTCAAAACTTATTTAAGCTATAATCTATTTTGCATTGTAAAACAAAAAAAATGTCAGGGACGTAATAAAAGCCACAGGATAGGGGGGATTGCTGAGGGGTTGCAGGCCTGCCATTTCAGCGTAAAAACTAATGCCTTATCTATGGTGTCCACGCTAATATAGCTGTCACTGCCCTCTGTCTGCACCCTACTGTTTATTCGTAGGATAACATCTCGTGCCTGCGTCTGGCAGGCAGTATAATAACTGGGGTCCAGTGAGTCCAATTCTGTATAATTTATTCCGTTTGTCTCGTAAAATGTTGTTGTTTTAGTAATCTGGCTCTCTGTTTGACCGGCAAGAAAATATTCGCGATATAGTGCTGTCGCACCTTCGGCATATCCCCTCCAATCAGCAGTCAAAGTGGACACCTGAAAACCTGCCGGTACATGAACCGGCACAGCAAAGTTGCAGGAACTTTGCTTCAGACCGCTGACTGCGTTTATGGATGGGTCTGCCGCGTCATACTGCTGAAACAAGATAGTTAGAGTGTTACTTCTCTCGCCTGCAACGGTAAACGATTTTTGCGGGCAGCCTGTACCTATTACATACATAGGTGCTTTGAAATACGGTTGCTCTTCAGCCGCGCAAGTGTGGTTGAAAACGAGTGCAGTAGCGGTAGCCAGAACTACAGAGAAAATGGGTTTTATCATTTTTATTGGCAGAGTCTTTGCTTATGCGGCTGTTTTTTTAATTGTCAGCGCATTTTCGCCATGTTAGTTTTAAACTCATCATGTTTTTAATCGCAATGTAACTGGGATTGCTCTCCGCCCGTATTGCAACGTTAACTCGCATAGGAACGTCTGTTCCACACTTCCCCCATACAGCAGTGCCATGCATAAGGTTGTCCCGCACGGTAAAGTCGCCTTTCGGGGAATCGTCAGCCCTTGGTCCTCTTTGACCGGCAAAAAAATACTCTCGACGCAGCTTGGTTCTCCCTTCGGCGTATCCTTTCCAGGTCGCAGTCATAGTAGAAACCTGAAGACCCTGCGGTACATGGACAGGTATGACAAAGCTGCAGGAGGTACGCATCGTCCCGCTGGTAGCATTATCTTTCGGCCTAGCTGCATCAAATTGATCAAATAAGATGGT is drawn from Candidatus Electrothrix aestuarii and contains these coding sequences:
- a CDS encoding adenylate kinase; the encoded protein is MKLILLGAPGAGKGTVAKLLTAIDGSVQISTGDILRGAVQAGSDLGKEAEGYMKRGDLVPDSLIMGIMEKRLQEDDCANGFLLDGFPRTIPQAEALKELMAKLDISLDKAVNIDVPKDIILDRLCTRRTCENGDCQAIYNVKSNPPKQEGICDKCGSKVVQREDETEEAISHRLATYNEKTAPLIGFYEKEGLLLSVEATSSDAVIEAVKKELSL
- a CDS encoding DUF4360 domain-containing protein, which produces MIKPIFSVVLATATALVFNHTCAAEEQPYFKAPMYVIGTGCPQKSFTVAGERSNTLTILFQQYDAADPSINAVSGLKQSSCNFAVPVHVPAGFQVSTLTADWRGYAEGATALYREYFLAGQTESQITKTTTFYETNGINYTELDSLDPSYYTACQTQARDVILRINSRVQTEGSDSYISVDTIDKALVFTLKWQACNPSAIPPILWLLLRP
- a CDS encoding DUF4360 domain-containing protein codes for the protein MRKCYTVILSALASILFTTTYAFSSSPVYFKSPIKFRGTGCPGFNSITVPEDNKDTVTILFDQFDAARPKDNATSGTMRTSCSFVIPVHVPQGLQVSTMTATWKGYAEGRTKLRREYFFAGQRGPRADDSPKGDFTVRDNLMHGTAVWGKCGTDVPMRVNVAIRAESNPSYIAIKNMMSLKLTWRKCADN